A single Candidatus Goldiibacteriota bacterium DNA region contains:
- a CDS encoding YkgJ family cysteine cluster protein — protein sequence MDKKQLVKKRMIKTSINFSCRQCGACCGVGFIYLKRGESDKIASYLGMQVKEFKEKYTKWFIWQGRTLRWDESGACIFLKNKKCSIYPVRPFQCASFPLWPRLMKNKKELAAARKYCKGL from the coding sequence ATGGATAAAAAACAGCTTGTTAAAAAGCGTATGATAAAGACCAGCATAAACTTTTCATGCAGGCAGTGCGGCGCCTGCTGTGGTGTGGGGTTTATTTACTTGAAAAGAGGGGAATCAGACAAAATAGCGTCATATCTGGGAATGCAGGTAAAAGAATTTAAAGAAAAATATACAAAGTGGTTTATCTGGCAGGGAAGAACTTTAAGATGGGATGAATCCGGAGCGTGTATTTTTCTTAAAAATAAGAAATGTTCCATATATCCGGTAAGGCCTTTTCAGTGTGCTTCTTTTCCTTTGTGGCCGCGCCTGATGAAGAATAAGAAGGAACTTGCCGCTGCCAGGAAATACTGCAAAGGGTTATAA